One Stigmatopora argus isolate UIUO_Sarg chromosome 19, RoL_Sarg_1.0, whole genome shotgun sequence genomic window, ATTTATGCGTCGCAAGTCCAGTGTTATGAAAAAACCTTTGTTTGTGTATCCTGAAATGGATGACTTGGATGACATACACATAGACAATATTGTTATGAGATTGCCACCTCCTACAACAACAGGAGGAACCTCACGCACTGGAAAGCAGCATGTTTTTGATGTAGACCTAGGGAACTAcaactgttaagattgtgcactcAAGTATCCTATCATTTGATCATTGCTAACTTTGATTATATTGGCAACTTCTTTATCATTTGTCAGTATTAGCTTAAGATGTTTAGGCTTTAAGACAATTTCATGttgttgacagtaaatctgtatTTACAATTTCTTCCGTAAGACCGTATATATGTGTTCGAGTTGTATTACAATAAAGTTTACAGATATTaatcaatgtgtatattttatttttgcagggctttaagaaaaaagaaaaaaaaaaacaaattttttttattgaatttgacttCAAAGTTTCCCCGGCAGATATCCCAATATAAGGGCTGGGGTACACTGTTACCATCATTTTACTGAAATTGCAACTAAGAGTACTTTATATAATTGCCACTAGTTCTTAATGGCCTTTTCCACACTACTGATACccacaacaaaacacataaagGTCTTAGTTTTTCCCTGACATAGACTGAAGTTTCACCATACTGTCTTTTCCGTTATGCTTGGTCTTTACCGTTTTTGGAATAACGGGAAAGAccaatccatattttttaaattttaattaattatgttttcattaaagttccagctaagatatttccaggcagtgctagtgttgctaattagagataatcagaatgcttgaattgcattttgtaaattattcattttctgaaagtgtctttaccgttatttgctgaattatgtgaaaatgacccatatacaTGATGTAATAGACTGCAAAAATCCATTTCTCATTATGTGTGACATcagtttgtacattttttttctgcgtaGGGTCATAATTGGgatttcatttcattattatttttaaatggacttgtgtccaaaatatgttatgctatcattttaaagtgaATTGCTGTAGTTTTTAATAGCCCCTTTATCAAGAGCTAGTGACCACATATacatggacatcacattttgggtcatgtgggCGACGGTTGCATTCCCAAAAGTTTATATTGTGATATACTTTACTCTTTTCCACATTAAGGTAAATTTGAAGTGgtgtctgtccctttaaatcATCAGATAGCAGTTACATTCTCTGGCCAAATCCTAGCTGGGAAGGAACAAGAACTTTCAGTCTCTCTTGTCTCTGTCAGGGAAGAGCAGCAGTTTGCGTTTGGGTGACTCTCCGACTAAGGAGATGCTGTCTGATGACAAGGAACATTTTGCAGGTTCCGTCAGCTGAGCGCCGGACGCCGCCGATGAGCCACCATCGTTATCAATATCCGACAGAAAAGCCTCTTTACCAGGTGAACTGATCAGACTTGCAGCATCGTCCATTTCAATGACTTCAAAGTCTGCATCGTTCCAAAGATCCGCCTCATTCTCCTCatcctcgtcctcctcgtcgATCTCTCCGGAATCTAACAGTGCCTGTCGGTATTCGCTATCGTCAGAATTGAGCTGCCCGATCCCGTGTCGTTTCCTTAAGGGACCCACGGATACGGAAGCTAACTTGTACATGACTGGGAAAATGATTGCGGTGAAGGTAGCGCTGGTCAGCGCCAGGTACATGAGCAAGGGGTGTCCGTGAATTTTCCCCAGTAGGAACCCGAGGAGAGCGGGTAACACCATTTCTCCCAGAGCGGCGCCCACGACAAACACTGCTGCAGAACGCCCCGTCACGGCGGTGTACTGCTCCAACCAGGAAATCCCACTGGGGAAGGTGGAGGACATGGAAGCGCCGTATAGAGCGGTACACAACCACAGCATGATTTTATCCTTGCTGAAGAGGACGAGGAAAAGTGAGGACAACGTGGTACCAACCAGGCTCACCAGTATCATCGTACCCGGGTACATGCAGGAAGCGAAGAAGATTGCCAGGCCCCGACAGGCGGCAAACGTGGCCCAGAATAACGAATTGAGCCCGGCCGCTTGGGCCTGATTCATCTGAGCGTAATCCTTGGCGAAGGTGAAAATGAAGGAGCCGTAAGCTACTTCGGCACCGACGTaggcaaagaagaagaaaaagagcagGACGACGAGTGCCGTGTGGTGTCTGGCTGCAGGCTGCTTCGTAGATAAACTGCGGGATTCGTCGTGGGACGTGTTGCCGCGAACAGAGAGAATGAAGAAGGGAAAAGACGTGAATAGGACAAACAAGCCGATGATAATATAAGCCGACATGGATTTGAGGTTGTCGCTGCTGGATTTGATGAACTCCATGAGAGTGTGTTCGTCGGTTGCGATAGGCCACGCGACGGGGGAGTACGTAGCATTTTTGGGTACGATGTCCAGGCCGTGGCGGCCGGAGGTATTGTGCCCAAACAGAAGTTTGGCTATGATTGGTGACACAAAGGCACCAGCCGCAAAGCTGAAGTGGAGAGCCTGCATGTGAGGTCCAGCCTGAGCTCCCCACGTATTCAGTATGAGGACGTTCCCACCTGCCACATGAAACAAAGTCTTATTCATTTACTCGCACGTTACCAAAAGAACAACAACTTTGGCATCACCTCAAAGAAAGGTCCTACTCATAGCAACAAAACCCTACCGCAATTGAACGAGCGTGGTGGTTTTTGAAGATATTGTGCATAAgttaaattcaattatttatttttgtgttacaTACAGATGTGAAGTACCAACAAAAAAGCTTTTCTTGTTCTCATTATTGCACTGGAACACTTGTtgcgtttaaaaaaagttttggtTGCCATGGGGCTAATTAATCTCAATAAATATTTCGTAAAATGccaaattttcatttattttgttttagcaGTCCTTCGTGGAGTTAAAGCaaattttcttcatttatttgaagaaaagtaacatttttagaCTGTGTCCAGATTCTGCTCATTATCCATTGAAACAATTTTATGTGAAGTTGCAGCCTcttaactttttttgtgttcacttGCTGTGCTCGTGTTATTGTATTGTAAAATTTTAACTTTACTTTTTccttaagataaaaaaattgatttttttttaacagaaaatagccttactaaacatgttCTTGTTTTAACAAGTAAAAGCTTTACTACATATGGTCTACttaccatttaaaaataataataaaataaatcttaccataaattgtcattttttaacaaataaaaaatgccttacaatatatatggtctttttttttttaacacacacCTTACCATACCTCAAAGAAAGGCCCTACTCACAGCAAcaaaacggtacacggtcgattggtcgcccggaatgtaagtgataattaccacttaaatcgttgctcaaattccctaaatacaaactgcaaatgactatttagtcatacttaatgccctagtaattattaggctaaagaaaagctccaaatttcccggacttttattgttttttgttgaagaacttgttaagaccctgactgacgtagcttcttaaagggacaacgcatgtacatacaaactcttatacactcacacgtcggctcagtgaaactgctcatggccattgttggcttttattgatgcgtagaccgtgttgttttaccttgttttgtcaccggtcttttggtcgtcggtcttttggtcgccggtcttttggtcgaccggtcttttggtcgcctgttgttgcggtcggtgcgaccaaaagaccgcgaccaaaagaccggcgaccaaaagaccggcgaccaatcgaccgcacatgcaaCAAAAcctagtacagtaatacctcgacataggagtgccccaacatatgagcaatttgagatacgagtaaaatttcaagcaaatatttaccttaagatacgagacaaattttgatatacgggcATACAGctgctgcttatgagaacatcatctcgccgcaactccctcatgtaaatgtctctacgagcactgggcggagtgttgcattttttgtgtaaacaaaatttggaacaaattaatttgtttttagttcatttctatagaaaacgttgatttgagatacaagtaaatcgacatacgagctcagtcccggaacgcattaagctcgtatctcaaggtaccactgtatacattaCTTTATTTCGTCCTTAAGATATGaatggggatttttttaaaacacaaaatagccttactaaatagtcttttttaaacaaataaaagctttactactCATGGtctacttacatttttttaatgaaaaatagtcttactatacattgtcattttttcaaatggtcatacctctacttacgatttttttttgggttctagaacttttttcgtaactcggtgtattttatatgtaaattctctaattcgtttcaCGGTCCTCGCACAtgtaccaactaaaccctttcaaattggtcaacatgtcccaatattgtaagatgtgagaaacacacaaaaatgagagaaaatgatcataaaattatttattaatgtcacaaaatgaataacaagtatatACACAAAATCTACCCGTGTTGAAACgcatgggaacaagagaaagctaccgggatgcaacatagagatatcacacaaacatgaacacacattaaATATACAGccttaagaattcaaacaacaacattaatcaacaacaagcattaatgttttattatttctt contains:
- the slc60a2b gene encoding sodium-dependent glucose transporter 1; protein product: MASDDTVALMSVLSSPAAQAAAVKKKHVRFASMDDDDEHEELEEDTLFDKRKDAERSGHKSALKATKRRTKQGSSGRVKVVDGGRGGGYTSCGRWMVSFSLCASFLGLGMGISVVGPTFEDLALNVKTDISNISYIFIGRSAGYIGGSLLGGILFDCMNPNLLLGFSMMITACGMCAIPFCKQALLLTGFMVSIGISMGILDTGGNVLILNTWGAQAGPHMQALHFSFAAGAFVSPIIAKLLFGHNTSGRHGLDIVPKNATYSPVAWPIATDEHTLMEFIKSSSDNLKSMSAYIIIGLFVLFTSFPFFILSVRGNTSHDESRSLSTKQPAARHHTALVVLLFFFFFAYVGAEVAYGSFIFTFAKDYAQMNQAQAAGLNSLFWATFAACRGLAIFFASCMYPGTMILVSLVGTTLSSLFLVLFSKDKIMLWLCTALYGASMSSTFPSGISWLEQYTAVTGRSAAVFVVGAALGEMVLPALLGFLLGKIHGHPLLMYLALTSATFTAIIFPVMYKLASVSVGPLRKRHGIGQLNSDDSEYRQALLDSGEIDEEDEDEENEADLWNDADFEVIEMDDAASLISSPGKEAFLSDIDNDGGSSAASGAQLTEPAKCSLSSDSISLVGESPKRKLLLFPDRDKRD